The genomic region GGATTTTTGAGTTTTCTTCATGCATATTGGCCTGTGCAAGCGGTTTGATTTTATTTAATTTTATTTGCAAATTTTTAAAGACCCTATGGAGACAGCAGGATAATTCTGTTAAAATAAGACTTGCCAATTCTTTCAATGCAAGTTCTAGCAAATTAAAGCATGCAATAATAATTTTTGCAATTGCTTCAATTCTAATGGCAATCGCAGGGTTTGTTGAGGTCTATCTGACTATTCCAATTGCCGAATTTATAATTAAACTTTTATAATATTATTTAAAAAAATAATTAATGTGATTTTATGATAAGATGTGTTTCATGTGGACAAGAATATGATGACGATGAAGTAATCTACACCTGTGAAAAGTGTGGATCTGTACTTGAACTCGTTAATGAAATTGATGTTTCTAAAGATGTTTTTGACGGTAGAAAAGATAATTTATGGAAATTTAAAGAATGCATTCCAGTAGATGAAAGTAAAATCGTTTCCCTTGATGAAGGTGGAACTCCATTCTGCAAATGTGATAAATTAGGAGAAGAGCTTGGAGTAAATTTATATGTTAAAGTTGAAGGTTCAAATCCTACTGGAAGTTTCAAAGACAGGGGAATGACTGTTGGAATGACCAAAGCGATGGAATTGGGAGTTCACACTGTTGGTTGTGCTTCAACCGGTAACACTTCAGCATCCCTTTCAGCATATGCTGCACGTGCAGGATTAAGATGCATTGTATTTTTACCTTCAGGTAAAGTTGCTTTAGGTAAACTTGCTCAGGCAATGTTCCATGGTGCGGAAGTAATGTCCATTAACGGTAACTTTGATGAAGCTTTAGAAGCAATGACTGCACTTGCTTTAGAAAAACATCTTTATTTATTAAATTCTATTAATCCATACAGATTGGAAGGACAAAAAACAATCGGATATGAAATTGTTCGTGATTTAGGATGGCAAGCTCCAGACAGAATAATTTTGCCTGTAGGTAATGCAGGAAATATTTCAGCTATCTGGAAAGGTGTTAAAGAATTCTATGATGCAGGATTTATTAAAGACTTGCCTATGATGACTGGTATTCAGGCTGCAGGCGCATGCCCTGTAACTAATGCATTTAAAAAAGGAGATAAAAGAGTAGTTCCTGTAGAAAATCCTGAAACAATTGCAACTGCTATCCGTATCGGTGCTCCTGTAAGTGACATTAAAGCA from uncultured Methanobrevibacter sp. harbors:
- the thrC gene encoding threonine synthase, which gives rise to MIRCVSCGQEYDDDEVIYTCEKCGSVLELVNEIDVSKDVFDGRKDNLWKFKECIPVDESKIVSLDEGGTPFCKCDKLGEELGVNLYVKVEGSNPTGSFKDRGMTVGMTKAMELGVHTVGCASTGNTSASLSAYAARAGLRCIVFLPSGKVALGKLAQAMFHGAEVMSINGNFDEALEAMTALALEKHLYLLNSINPYRLEGQKTIGYEIVRDLGWQAPDRIILPVGNAGNISAIWKGVKEFYDAGFIKDLPMMTGIQAAGACPVTNAFKKGDKRVVPVENPETIATAIRIGAPVSDIKALNAIYDSNGYSETVTDEEILDAQKLLARTEGIGVEPASAASIAGLKKLVDEGVVDKGETITCVVTGHLLKDPNTAIDACTQPTQVDADIDTLRKILMNK